TCTAGCATCATGAATATCTTGCCCAGCACAGCAGCTACCCTTTTTCTGCACTGCCACGCCATGATCATAGAGCTGCAGTGTAATGCCAACCACATCATAGCCTTCTTCCTTAAGAAGCGCCGCTGTTACACTGCTATCCACGCCACCTGACATTGCCACCACTACCCGAGTGTCTGCCGGAGCTTTTGCAAAGCCCATACTATTAATCTGTGCGCTCGTCATTGCGTTACTCTTTATCATTACCAGTTTGGTCAGCATTCCAATTAGCCGCTGCATATAGGAATTATAGCTGAAAGAGGCAAGGGATTCCGAGCATTTTTAAAGTTTCGCCTAATTTTGCCGGGTAAAAACAACAAAACAAGCCAAGACTTTAATCCAATACAGCTAGATACAAATTGCGACTCATTGCAAAACCATCCTTTTTCGCATCCATTTAAAAACTGGCCCGCCGTTTGCTTATATCAGGCCGAATATTAACCCGCATCCTATTAAGATTGGGTGCAAACTTTGGCAAATGATATGACTGCTATAGACCAGTTATTACAATCTTTCGGCGCATCGCCTGCTCAGGCATTAGGCGCATTGTTAGGTACTAATCCGGCAGAAGGCACTGAAGGTACTGGCGAATTTGCAGCAGCACTGCAAGCGATTAAACCCAGCAATCTGACAGGACAAGTGTCAGACGTAGATTCAGAAAATAGCGCAATTTATTCCGTCACTGCGGCAGATGGTGTTAGTTCTGTAGAAGAGATTATTGCCCAGCATCAGGCAGAAGCTACCCCTTTAACTGGTGATGACCTTTCACAATCAGCTGCATCTGGCAAACCATCACTCATTGTTGCAGAGGGGCGATCAAAGGAATTTCTGGAAGGCATACCAGGCCTACAGCTAACAAAGCTCTCAACGGATCAGCTTACCAAAATCATCGAAAGTACTCAGATTGTTCAGGAAGCAACTGATGCACCAGTAGATGAACCTGAGCTTTTTGTCTTCACTGGCACACCGAACGATACCGGCGAAGAATCCTTCCATTTTCTATCGATTGCGGATCTAGAGAATCTACTGACTGACCAGCCAGTAACGGTAACACCTGAACAGGCCCAACAGGAAACAACTGCGCCCCCAAGTGAAAACAGTGCAGAAGCATTGGCTGAAGAAACAGCCACCGTAATTCAACAGAGCGTTATTGACGGTAGCGCTCAAACAGAAGCAGACACAGAAGAAGTAGCAGTTGCTATCAAACAAAGATCTGCAGCAACACCAGCCCCTTCAACACCAACTTCTCAGCCTAATCCTGAAAGCAAAACTCTAGAAGATGCGGCAATCATTGCTGCGGCTAAAGAAACTGCGCAAAAAACTGCTAAGGGAGAGGCTGTTCAAGTTAGAGCCGATGAAAAGGCTGCAGAGGGGCACGGTGTGCAATCCCAACAGGCACAGCAAACCGCTGGTGCTACAGCTCAGGCCGCCACGAATAAACAAGCGAATACAAACGGTAAAGCTGCTAGTAATGGCGCGCAAAACAAGCCATCACTAGCAACCGATTCTGCTCAAACTAAAGCCACACCTGAAACTACTGATACAATTTCTCAAAAAACAACTGAGAACCCAACTACCAGATCAGCGCCTGTAGCACAGGCACAACCTACAAATACCCAACCAAACCAACCGCCGTTAACACCTGAACGAATAGCAGGTTTCAATGGAGCCACAGCAACTGAAACTTTTGCTTCTGGCCTAAGCGGTCTCAAGGGTGAAGGCAACTTCGCATCTACATTCAGCCTGTTAGGCGGTAAACCATCGCCAGCTCTTGGAGCTCATGTTGCGAAACAAGTGAACCTTCAAGTATCGAGAGCTGTACGCTCTGGTCAAAACGAGTTCACTGTTCGCCTGGACCCTGCTGAATTGGGCCGCGTGCAAGTCAAGATGAGCTTTATAGATGGTAAAGTTACTACAAAGATCATAGCTGAACGCCCCGAGACACTTGAGTTAATGCAACGCGAAGCACGAGGTCTTGAACGTGCGATGGAAACTGGTGGGCATAAAGCCTCAACTGATGGCATTAGCTTTAGCCTAGATACAGGTGACGGACAAAGCGCTGGCAAATCATTTGCGGAAGCTGTTCAAAAAGAACGTCTGGATGATCAAATCAAAAACGGCACGACAACCGCTGAAACTAACGCCCTGGAAAACGATGACTATCTTCCAGAAACGGATTTGGCAGCCCTCGAAGAAATTTTATCTCGGGTAACCCCTGAAACTGGCCTTGATGTCAGAATTTAAGAGCCAGAGAGAAGGATAATATTATGGCATTTCTATCTAATACCGCTGGTGTAACTCAAACAGTTGCCTCTCAATTGGGAACAGCATCCCGTGACAGTGCGACCCTTGCGGGTGACTTCGATGATTTCCTGTCTCTACTAACAACACAGCTACAGAATCAGGACCCAACAGACCCTCTCGATAGCTCAGAATTTACTAATCAGTTGGTACAGTTCACTGGTGTAGAACAACAAATTCGTTTGAACCAGAATGTGGAAAGTCTTACTCAAGTTACACTACTTGGAAACATTGGCAGCGTTGCTTCTTATTTGAATAATGAAGCCCTTATTGAGGCTCCATTCGGTGATCACAGCACCGATGGTATTCAGTGGCAATATAGCCACCGGGTTGGCGTTGAAACTGCTAACCTCACGGTCGAAGATGAAGACGGCAATGTGATTTTTGAGGCCCCTGCTGAAACAGGCCAAGGAGTTCATGACTTCCGCTGGGATGGCAGAGACAACGAAGGTAATCTGGTAGAGCCTGGCAATTACGGCCTCCGGGTTACAGCTGCAAATGATGATGGTAACGAAACCGTTGTTGGGATCGCTGTAAGAGACCAAATCACGGGGGTTGACACAACGGGCCTAGAGCCAGTCTTCCAAGTTGGTCCAAACTTTGTACCACAAACACAAATTCTAAGGCTTTTCGGAGCCTAATCTCCGAAAGGTAATCTGGCTTGATAAAAAT
This DNA window, taken from Kordiimonas sp. SCSIO 12603, encodes the following:
- a CDS encoding flagellar hook-length control protein FliK — protein: MTAIDQLLQSFGASPAQALGALLGTNPAEGTEGTGEFAAALQAIKPSNLTGQVSDVDSENSAIYSVTAADGVSSVEEIIAQHQAEATPLTGDDLSQSAASGKPSLIVAEGRSKEFLEGIPGLQLTKLSTDQLTKIIESTQIVQEATDAPVDEPELFVFTGTPNDTGEESFHFLSIADLENLLTDQPVTVTPEQAQQETTAPPSENSAEALAEETATVIQQSVIDGSAQTEADTEEVAVAIKQRSAATPAPSTPTSQPNPESKTLEDAAIIAAAKETAQKTAKGEAVQVRADEKAAEGHGVQSQQAQQTAGATAQAATNKQANTNGKAASNGAQNKPSLATDSAQTKATPETTDTISQKTTENPTTRSAPVAQAQPTNTQPNQPPLTPERIAGFNGATATETFASGLSGLKGEGNFASTFSLLGGKPSPALGAHVAKQVNLQVSRAVRSGQNEFTVRLDPAELGRVQVKMSFIDGKVTTKIIAERPETLELMQREARGLERAMETGGHKASTDGISFSLDTGDGQSAGKSFAEAVQKERLDDQIKNGTTTAETNALENDDYLPETDLAALEEILSRVTPETGLDVRI
- a CDS encoding flagellar hook assembly protein FlgD, with product MAFLSNTAGVTQTVASQLGTASRDSATLAGDFDDFLSLLTTQLQNQDPTDPLDSSEFTNQLVQFTGVEQQIRLNQNVESLTQVTLLGNIGSVASYLNNEALIEAPFGDHSTDGIQWQYSHRVGVETANLTVEDEDGNVIFEAPAETGQGVHDFRWDGRDNEGNLVEPGNYGLRVTAANDDGNETVVGIAVRDQITGVDTTGLEPVFQVGPNFVPQTQILRLFGA